The sequence CTATCTGATTATGCATGCGGCACTAGGAAGCGCGGCTTGCTGTATACAGCCCCCCTGTGGCGTAGACTGATAGGGCAAAATGAAAGCTAAAGTCTCACATCCCTCATCCCTCCGTCTGGAGGGagtattctgtaaatttccacATATAGTGGACTCTCCATTTCGGCagccgctgattggctggagctcAACTAGCGATGGGGAAACTGGCTGtggcaacgcctcctagataccACAGGGCGGGTGCACTTCAATATGTGACGTCATGCTTCTTTACCCGACTGTCATAGAGCCTAACGGGGATGCTCCTGAGTAAGCCGTGGTGATTTtggcgtcaccgctttcgtcacgccgggcttggcaaggGAAATTTTGGGTGTCCCAGTAGCATGATGCCATACAGAAGAGTGTGCAGGCTTGCTATCTGTAGGATGCGCTCGCTCTCTGCGCCTGTTTCTTTCTCGCTGGTACTCGGTGCCAGCCAATCAGAGCTTCAGCAGCGGACAAAGTGGACCCGTCTCCACTAGGTGTGCGCTTACAGAAGACCAACCTTAGTTCCGATTGGCACTTTGAGCACTTTGCGCAGCTTCCGATTGAACGCATAGATCATTTAAGCAGCAGGAGCGATGCGGACCGCTTTTTGTCGCAAGAATAGCGAGTCTTCTTTTTGCGCCACCCACGATATACGCCACAGGGTGCTTGAACAGCAAGCCGTGCTTCGCGGTTCCGCGTGAACTTGCGTAAGGAGGAGAATTTAACAAAGCAATTCGACAGCAGGTATTTTTTTAAAGTGTTGTAAAATTTTGTGGCGTTTACCAGAGACTTTCCAGTGTGTACACGCGCCGTATAGGTTTGTAATTGAAAAGGTAACTGATGTAGTTGGATTAATTAATCAATGATTCCTGTGATGACTTCCTGGGCTGACCACCGATAGTCATTTAATTCAACTATCGCaggcttttaaaaaaaaatagtgttcGAAGTGAAAAATAAATGCAATCCTTCGCAGATATATGTCGATCTAAGGAAGTGGTgcatcaaagacagcgaagctgtacaagGGGCAATACCATTGTTTGGGAGAGTTGGTTCATATTGACAGTTTTCGTAAGAACGCGCTAAAGCCGAATCACATACGACAGAACGGTACCGTAGGTGGGCGCGTGGTagcaggacattgcgacgttttgacactcgcGACCGACTCGCTCGCCCGCCTTGTATATGCTGCTGCTCGTTGTAAGGGCCGGTGTAGCTGCCAgacagccgagcgagccggagtgaACGTCAAAACATTGCAGTGCCCTCCTCGCAGGTGACCACGCACTGTATCGTGACAGCACGCGGTCACCGTATCACCGGATGCCTTGTCGGGACGTTACGACACAGTAACCTCCCgcgaaacgaaaccgaaaccgaCTGTAGAAAATCTATTACATTAAATTATTCACGGTGCTCCGCGGGTTGCTGCTATTTATTTCTTAGGGTTTTTGAGGTCCAATGCTTGCTGTTAAAACTAAGAATTATTAGTCGaaaatatcatgtcagtaccGCCTTTAACACCCATCCGTCTTTCCAAACAtaccaccaccagcagcagcggCGTGTCGTCCGACGGTAGGGTGAGCTTCAACGCCGAGGACGTGATGCGCCTGGCGTCAGCGCTGAGGGACCTTCAGAATGGGCTGAACAAGGCGTCGCTCCACGATCCCGCCGGCGATGCCAAGATTTCCGCGCTTCGACACAGGGCCAACTCGCTTGCCAACTTCCTCGATTTCCTGGACCCTCAGGGCGAAGGCGAACAAGGGGACCGGACCTCCCAACGTTACAGCTGGTGCGATTCCGAGACAGGTTGGTGCATTCAGTGGACGATGATATGAAGAGTTCCGTAAGTGGGCTTTGCCACACATCTAGCCTGCCCTGGCAGATAACATGGCCACCATCTCGCTACTAGCGCAGTTgagatggatgaaaaaaaaaaaaaaactttattgattaATCAAGCGATGGGGAAAAGGGGGAATAAGGGAAGGCGTAGGGTCGGAGGGAGCGTGTGGGTGGGTCCTTATTCCGAAACACCAGTGATACTGGCAACCTTCTCCACCTGGTTCAGGAGGCCCCTTCGGGCCTCTAGTTGAGACATGCTCTTTTTGAAACCTTGGATGGTTGTTGGTACGGATGGTGGAAAGGATGATGTCACCGGTCTGCATGTTATTGAGCCCACgccacttcccccccccccccacgatgCCAATCTCTGTATGACggaaacaaatctcgaaggctatgcttttttggCGACTGCATCCGCCGCAAGCAATTATTTGGAAGCCTGAAACACGTCATTGACGCCATGTTTTAGACATTGCCTATTACGATTCTAGCCCGCGGTCCGCCGTCTTGGAAACACGTCATTGACGCCACGTTTTAGGCATTACCTATTACGATTTTAGCCCGCGGTCCACCGTCTTGGTTAGCTCAGACCACGTGGGCGCCGGAGCGCGCTTGCAGGGTTTGTCTGTCGGAccacgaggtcgagggttcgattccctgTCGCGGCGGCCGCGTCGCTCCGGGGGCGGAATCCAGAAACCCCCGTGTACTATGACTTAGGTGTCAATTATTTCTATACCtagggaagggaaacgcagtcgtgGACGGCAGATAATTATGTGGGGtcatgaaatgaggaaattcgcaggtgcaagttggaaccGGCAAGCGCAAGGCCGGGGTAaatggcgatcgctggagaggccttcgtcctgcagtggacataatacaataagctggtggtggtggtggtggtggtggtggaggtgatgatgatgatggcgattatgatgatgatgagaaggaggaggaggaggaagaggaggaaactCTAGCGGTCAAAATTACTCTCTTCGCTACCACCTCTCTCGTAACCAATTGTGGAGATCCGAGAGGACGTTAATCCCCATAATTACTTAGAGCATGAAATTCCATTTTTTTCCCACGCGAGAAATACAAATTTATAGAATGGGTGCCTTGCATGAGTAGAAAGCTGCTTTTAGACAGCTTCCATGGCTTGATCTAGGCAACCTCAATCTTTCAGCAGTGTTTGCGTCCAGTCAACaaatgagagagaaaaaagagcTAGTGATAACCATTACTAAACAAGCACACAAATACCACAAATAAAGAGTCGATACACATGAAAGCATTTGACATGGTATGATATATCTGGTTGCCTAAAAGTAACAATTGCATACATCAACAAAATATGGACAGTACGCTCTTACACAAATGTACACCCGTTggatgtatatttgccacaaaacaataatcgtcatgtgaCTTgcttttgcgtttcctttcttgaaaactcagcgctcgcaactttcctgtcgagaatgctgggtcacgctgataacgctcaagccgttcgtgacttgggagtaccgggcttgcagcgttaaagaaggaAATACGAGCAAGACAGAtcacgattattgttgtgagacAAGATAAGCGTCAAAGGGTGTGCATTCTTTTTAAAACCCCAGATACACCGTAAACTAATATACATTCTTCAGGGTGAATAAAAGTGTATCTTGGTCTGCAGCTCACACCCTTAGCCCTTtttgggtgtaagggtgtgatttATGGACCAATTTATACCCTTATGTTGCCTCAAGGGTGTAAATTTGTTCACAGTGTATAGTGAAGCGTTTGCAGAGTCTCGAGTAGATTACGTGCAGTGACAAATTTCCCAAGGGCGTGACTTCGATGTTTCAGTTGCTCGGATTTGCACACTTGCGAAGTAATTGttatttagttttctttcttttacgaagGGTTGTCTTTGGTTTCTCCACAGGCACGGCAACGATCTGCAAGTTCGTGGGCGTCGCGTCCATGCGCAAGGCCGACGACCCGACGCTAAGACTCGGGCAGCCTCATACGCTGGATGGGTACACGTTCAACTTGGCGTGCAAGTTCGAAAGGTCGTGGGGCAAACTTTCCGGCGTCTTCCTGCTCTTCGCCCTCTGCGCCGGCGGCAAGGACGACGCAGTAGAATGGCCGTTCGCCAAGCGGGTCACGCTGAGCATCGCCCACGCCAAGAAAGAAGGCAGCGACATCAGAGTTCCAGTGAATATATGCCCGGAAAAGGACGCGGAGTCCTTGAAGAGGCCTCAGGCTGACGTGACGCCGAGGTGGATACAGTCGGAGAAGGTCAGCTGGAAGCAGGTTGAGAAGAACGGTCTCGTCCATGACGACTGCCTGTATGTTGCCGTTGCCTTCGAGTAATGGCCTCCTCTGGATTGCGAAGCATGTTGACTCGCTTCATAGGCGTTGTTCTAGCAATGGCTGTTATGACGTTACCGGTTGCTTCCATGGCCTACAGTATTGTAATGCATGGCGTTCGAGATCGGTTTACAACGAAAGCCATCTTGGAGgctgtgaagggggggggggggggggtagaggtgGACGCCATCTTCTACGCTGTTAAAAACGAGCAAACATTTTCGTCTTGGTCCCACCTTCTGGCAAGAGCTTCGGAAAACATGGAGAATCGCTTCCCTAGCATTTCCGCCATGGCGATTAGAACACGTGATGCGCCAAACAGCCGGTTTTTCTGCCTAGTGTTTTTCTGTCCTGTTTGTTCCTTCTTGACAATATGATCGAACATCGCGTGAAAGTTCCGCCAAGTTTGCGCTGTTTTCGAGCCTGATTCGCTTCTTCTAACTTTGCGTGTCAGAAGGCGTTAAattattaaattgtggggttttacgtgccaaaacgactttctgattatgaggcacgccgtagtggaggactccggaaatttcgaccgcctgggtttctttaacgtgcacctaaatctaagtagtacacgggtgttttcgcatttcgcccccatcgaaatgcggccgccgtgggcgggattcgatcccacggccttgtgctcagcagcctaacaccatagccactgagcaaccacggcgggtagaaggCATTGCGCACCCAGTCCCTCGcaccagtttttctaggacacaAATATTTTTAGATGTTTTAATAAATTCTGTATATATATAGGGAgcggccttcgtcctacagtgaacataaaacaggctgacgacgacggcgacgatgaTGATAACGACGAGGCCTGCGCTCCTTCGGTGGGGAGGGGAGGAAAGGGTGATTGTGTTCCCATCTGTGCGGATGATTAAACCTTGTTGCGCAAATCGTGGGTTTTATGTGTGTTGTTTGACATTACAGACGGTAAACAGCAAGGGGTAACCACAATTATTTTTTTCAAGTGTTTTTTTTCTATAACACGCATACGCAACAACATCCGTGTTCCTGGCCATAACCACATACTTTCTAGTTATACAAATGGAAATTCGTACGCGACCCAATTTTCTCACAGCGCCTGTTTTCACCGTGGCCTTGCAACAAAAGTTGAAGAATTACGACTTGGTGGCGCATTTCAATGCAGAGTTTGCGGTAAAGTTCCGAATCTTTAATGTTTCCTACTTAATTAGGCGCTTATATGTATATCATCGGTATTTTAAATACTTACAATCAGCTAGTTTTATTTCACGTAAAGGGAGCGGAGCTGCTTTAAGAAAGCTTaacggtcggtcggtcggtcggtcggtcggtcggtcggtcggtcggtcggtcggtcggtcggtcggtcggtcggtcggtcggtcggtcggtcggtcggtcggtcggtcggtcggtcggtcggtcggtcggtcggtcggtcggtcggtcggtcggtcggtcggtcggtcggtcggtcggtcggtcggtcggtcggtcggtcggtcggtcggtcggtcggtcggtcggtcggtcggtcggtcggtcggtcggtcggtcggtcggtcggtcggtcggtcggtcggtcggtcggtcggtcggtcggtcggtcggtcggtcggtcggtcggtcggtcggtcggtcggtcggtcggtcggtcggtcggtcggtcggtcggtcggtcggtcggtcggtcggtcggtcggtcggtcggtcggtcggtcggtcgggtcgggtcgggtcgggtcgggtcggtcgGGTCGGTCGGgtgggtcgggtcgggtcgggtgggtcgggtcgggtcgggtcgggtcgggtcgggtcgggtcgggtcgggtcgggtcgggtcgggtcggtcTTTATGAGCAGTCTACAGCAGTACAGCAGAGAGCTCGTAACAAAAGAGAAGCGGCGTTACAAATAGTACACGCATACAGCCTGCACCATACATACATCATACATCCTATGCAATATGGGTGTTCTTAAGCACTATGGACAgtttatttttaaaaatcacaTTGAAGATTCGCTCATATCGCaaaaatacttaaaaggaagtGAACAACTGAAACGGAAATTTACATTTATCATTGTAACTTAACAAAACCGACGGAAAACAAGATTGACCGCAGTTCACGTTTGAACGTTTTTCTGGGTAGGCAGAAATAAAAAATAGAAGCGCAGTTATTTAACATGTCTATTACCTGATATTCCAGATATTGTTTTCCATACTTTGTtctgacttttttttatttctgcgtttgggTTTAGGATATCATATTGCGCCAAGACGGGTGTGTAAATACTGTGGAGTTTCTGTTTATAAATTCGCTGTGCCAGTATCCATAAATAGACATTATTTGCAGGTAAAACATCAAATCTAGGAAAAAGTGGTTGCGTCGGCAACAAACTAATAGGGCCGGCGTGGTTCACAAAAATCCGGAGGACACGTTTTTGCAGCAGTTGTAGCCTATCGTAGTTCACTTGTGTCGTTGTCCCCCAGACCAGAATGCCATACAAAAGTTTAGAATAGAACAGGGAGTAATATAGTGATTGCTTTAGCCAAAGAGGTAGAAGAGGAGCTATTTTTCTAATACATACGGAGAGCAGAtgattcacatgaggggtccaagACAACTCTTCACGAAACCATACCCCAAGGAACTTTTGCGCGCTTACTTGTTCTAAGTTATGTCCTGTGTACTGTAAGTTAATTTGCAGCACTGAAAGTTAAGTTCGTATAGCACCGCTTAAATTGTGCCCCGACGTTGGAGGTCTCGGGGGTCCCTCTTGTGCAGTCGCAGTGCCGCAAAACGCTCGATGAAGGCTCCACATAGCGGTGAAGCCCTTTGGTGCCACGCTTACTAAAAGTTTCGAGCTTATTCAAACTAGGAAAAGTACGCAGGAAATATTGTACAGGACATCTGGATCCCTGATTCAAGGTTATAGTTGGAATCCGTGCTAGTTGTTATTCACAGTCGGAACGGCAATGACAATCGCACCTTATGGCATTCTTCAGAAACTGCGCACCAGTGCTGACTGAGGCACCCTCGTATGTGGTTCACTTCTCGCGCACTGGGGCGAGCGGGTGCGGGTTGTCGAGGGTCGCCGTTCTAATCGTGGCATCTCATTGATGAGCAGCAGATACCCATTGTCCCGTAATCAGTGACCCATATTTGTCCAGTGGTTGGTTTCGAACGCAGTTCCCTGAGCGCAGCAGTCTTATGATCTATCCatctacccattagaccatgaCCACTGCGCAGGGACCCAAATAAGCTGGAAAACGGTCCGAGACCTAGACTGACAGAGAAGCAGATAGGCGGTCAGATAGACAGACACTGGAGAGCGCTCGAAGCATCCGGAGATTGCAGACGATGTTAATCACTTTAATAGGAGTATCCGAGGGACCGCACTCAACCGACTGATCGACCGACTCACCGAAAAGCGCTTGAACTGTCTTAAATATGCTAATAGCTTTAGTAAAGGAACCCAAGGGGCCACTCCTGACTTACTGACCGATCGACTGACCAAAAAGCTGCTTTAGGATAGGAtggggataactttaataaagtgccggcaaacgacggtttaacacgtcgtgacgctggccaagcgtcgacccggggttattaCCCTACTCTgccccagttgggcccgtttgtagggggtcacgaggcttgtgcttttcaaGCGCActccgggcctgctggacggcccaccTTTAAGCTGCTTTAAGTACTTCACAATTATCATCGCTTCAACGAGGGGATCTGAGGGGCTACACTCGACCAAACGACCGAGCGCTTTGTTGAAGCAATTGTGCTCTTTGTGACGTATGCTTTTTGCAGCTAGATCATTTAGGTATCATTTATTTTATCTTTGAGTTTAATGATGTAGAAAACGAGGCCAGCAGCCAGGGAACACCTGTGAAGGTTGTAAAGATGGTAGTTGCTGTCCTGCGCATGAGCTTTGGGGCAGGACAGCAGCATCTAGCTACGGTCACGAAAACCCGTGAGGGCtagcgaagaaagcttcgctttaaagaaatgGCCTGCGGCAAATAGTGCAGTTCTAATCCTTCGGCTGGATTACTACAAGGAGAAGACAGGGCTCGCCCGAGAGATCGGAGCGCACATTCGACTAGTTAACAAACTTTCACCAATTTTCACCGAAAATATTTCACGCCTTGGCATCTGGAGAGTGTAGGAGtttcctcttaaagggcccctcaccaggtcttttgagccgacaagcgcagagcatacatttcgcgataatgatcgtgtctgcaaagcattacatcgctacgagccgcggaaagatctgaaatttcaaaccgatcgccgtttttccttctcctcgcggccgccgcgttcCAAACCTGAGGATGACGTAGTCTCGTCCCTGCacctacgtactcgagtccgcagtgtgacgtcgctcgaagtgacacgtgacttcgaggaTTATTTTAGGTaccatctgttatctgtgcgatctgttgcttgaattgacgaactgaagtttagagaaataatgaaacccaccaacagaatgtctgcgtgttttttgctttacttcgcaccgaagcaagagagatgtacttctgcccaacaaaggaactcccCTGGGATCGGTCATTTCACCAACGCTATTTAACATAACAATGATCGGCCTAGCGAAACAACTCAAAGAGGTCGAGGGCATACACCATgtcatgtacgccgacgacataaccatttgGACCAACACGGTATCACTCATAAAAAAAGAGACTACCAGAGGCTGCGACCTGCGTAGAGAACTACGTGACGGCAAGAGGCTAGCCTGCTCGACCGAGAAACCTGAGCTGCTCAGAGTCTGGAGAGGGAAACAGAATCGCACGGTCCCGACTAGCAACGAGCTCAAGCTTGGCGTCTACCTcgagggaaaactaataccggagaAAACGCTCATAAGAATTTTGGGCATGTGGATACAGTCGAATCAACGCTGCTCACACATCCTCGATCTACTGAAGACATCAACTCTACAAGTCGCTCGCATGATAACGCGCATCTCCCACAGACGCTCAGGCATGCGAGAGGAAGACACGCTAAAGCTGGTTAGGAGTCTGGTGATCAGCTGGGTTACCTACAGTCTCCCGTACTGCAACCCAATCAAGAGCGAGGTTCAGCAGATAGACGCGATCATTCGCaaggcatacaaaaccgcgctccacctaccacaatgcacatccacggagaagctcttggcactaggacttcataacactttcGAAGAAGTCAGAGAGGCACAACATGTTGCTCAGCTGCGCAGACTACAACAGACTCCGTCTGACAGGGAGCTTCTGCAGAAATTGGGATGCAGCGAACAGAtgcaagaaacccaaagaaccgcGACTATCCCGGACAAAATACGAAACACAATCAAGGTCGCTCCCATTcccaagaacatggaccccaacctacacgaagaacgcaggaaggcgagagccgaatacatccaaaagtcactagcttcccaggcaacagtggtatacgtggacgcagccacatacaccagaagggcgagacagaccaaccccaacgcagtagcggtggtgataaactcgGACATGTGAGAAATCGTCAGCGCATCTCtacgggactgcacggtagtcgaggctgaagaagcggccgtcgctctagcggcagcggagggctatggGACTAGGCGGTCCTTAACAATACTAACCGACTCCCAAACAGCAAGCCGAAACTACATGTTAGGCAGAATAGATcacagagcgctccgcatactccgctctgaAGATCACCACACACTAGACCCAGAAGAAGAACAACCAATTAGACACACGATAGTGTGGAcgccgggtcacacggacgtggaaggcaaccgtgaggtcgacagggtagctcgaggatacactgcataccgagcaccctccgccaatgacctcgaggaaaccgagccagtccccagaggatactcggctatcctgaaccactataagggcagcaggaagcggtaccccccGCCACATAGctctctcactagagaggactccgtagcttggaggctgctacagacgggtgcatCTCCGAACTCAAACACACTCAGTAAAATGCAACCCACACAGTACACTGAGAAATGCCCGGGGTGCCAGGAAACAAccacgctctaccatataacgtgggcctgccagaaaacaaatgcggcaccaataataccaaacccgagtgcggagcaatgggaaggaatgctctccagcgaccgtcaggacgtccaactagggctgatccgacgggcccagctggcagcggcatccagcgaagccctggactaggggcagacggtCATTGCTAAGAAGACGGAAGACACCATATTAGCATCAAATTCATCAAAttttctagagctcaataaacgtttttcctcctcctcctcctcctcctctgcttcgtctgcttgttctcacggtcgtgcggtcacgtgcgtaggtactgaaactatgccattttctataccgtgctccagcgcgtgatcatgctctgcgatccgcttgttctgcctgagtattcgcgtagcactgaattataccgctagtcatgtttgcttgtgcacagcgcgcaaaattgtgcgctgcgcgaacgagacaacagttCGCGCGCGACGCCGTTAGCGGAAATGCGgagcgccggaaaaaaaaaaaacgagaaaaaaaatgacgGCGGGGACTGTGACGTAtccgtcacgcgatcctcgaggtccggcatgggagaccgcagggaaggaatttcgcttgcgaaggctaaaCTGGGCGAGTGAagagggagtctcgctatgcagtgaagcccgcctgctgaaatcatgggttcgcggcactgaaatatttctatctcgactaataatgagccgacttgaaaaatgtttgcggcagaacactccctaaaggacacgtaacaacttccagcgtgtaaCAAAGAtattgctatggggcctggtgacggGTCCTTTAAGAAGTCCTTTAAGAAATCCACGCTTCCTCTATGTGCACTTTACACCAATTTCAatacgtgcaacaaaagtattgttgaagtttctgcaggacaccaagctcgacgagcggctctagcgagacaactgtctcatgtacataagcactcaccacttctcttatcatcatcatccatcccagtactttcactccccttccctcttccccagtgcagagtagcagactagagcgcactagctcaggtcgacctttctgtctttcctatcaataaattcaattcaattcaattacaCCAAATCGTTCAGCTCACTCTACATAAAATGCGCGCTCTACGCAAAAAACGAAAAACCGTCTAAGGCCATGAACCCACAGGCTATCTATATGCCACgtatttccttcctttttttttcccttcgatCAGTCATATTGAAAATCATTTGGACCATGTATCGTAATTCCGCATTTTCAGAAGAATATTACCCTACAGCCGGATATTGCACGAGATAACGCAGTCTCAAGTGGCTGATAAAAAAAAGACCACTAACTTTCTTTTAATTACTCGCTTTAGAGAACTTGCTCCGATTGAGAAATTTAAGTCGAGACTTAGTGAAGTCATGTCTGCTTAGCATCTGcctaaaacccgccgtggttgctttagttaggttatggcgttgcgctgcgaagcgTGAGGTCATCGATTCGAAtgccggccgcagcggccgcatttgggtgggggcataatgcaaaaaaaaacgcccgtgtacttagactgtGATGCATGTTAATGAACTCCAAGAGATAAAAAGTAATCCGGAGTGCCCTatactacggcgtgtctcataaccaGGTCGGGGTTTTGGAATGTAGAAAGTCcagaattgttctttttttgtacagTTATACTGTACTGCGTCGACCCTCCACTGTACAGGTAGCGCATGATGGAAGCCAAAATTCAATTTCTGCTCTCAAATATTCAATAAATATGGTATTTATGTTTACGTTTCAAATACGCGTTTCAAGTGCGCCTGCATTTTCGAATATTTAGATTTGCAAAACTTTCTGCGGAGTGAATTACAAGGTTGCCGTTTCGTCGCATAGATGCTGTATCGCGTAAATCACGTAAATTGCGCTTTTTGTGAAGCTTGGATAGCGCAAACTAGCAGGGTGCATGAAATGCTGCCTCGATGATGCAAGCTTTCCGTGCTAGTTCCGCTTGTGAAAGGCAGGTTTCGCTTTGCGGCAGGGCGCTACGCAAGACTCGaattctctatctatctatctatctatctatctatctatctatctatctatctatctatctatctatctatctatctatctatctatctatctatctatctatctatctatctatctatctatctatctatctatctacctacatacctacctacctacctacctacctacctacacctACCTACATACCTACCTAGctacacctacctacctacctacctctacctacctagctacacctacctacctacctacctacacctACCTAGCTACACCTACCTacctctacctacctacctacctacctacctctacctacctacctacctacctacacctacctacctctacctacctacctacctacctacacctacctacctacacctacctacctacctacc comes from Dermacentor andersoni chromosome 9, qqDerAnde1_hic_scaffold, whole genome shotgun sequence and encodes:
- the LOC126527684 gene encoding uncharacterized protein isoform X2, which produces MEPTGRQYRMTGFGDFLEWRTLRFAEPLPKIRVCALCGVVASVLKLLPCTHVLCESCEGQAVDAGRLCPIEGASFDGEDVQTMPFPRRDLGERRVFCFNYAGDGEGCDFAGKLEELEQHFVVDCFHGRVQCSKCAGEVARKDVFEHYVGCVGGDDWSSGVSSDGRVSFNAEDVMRLASALRDLQNGLNKASLHDPAGDAKISALRHRANSLANFLDFLDPQGEGEQGDRTSQRYSWCDSETGTATICKFVGVASMRKADDPTLRLGQPHTLDGYTFNLACKFERSWGKLSGVFLLFALCAGGKDDAVEWPFAKRVTLSIAHAKKEGSDIRVPVNICPEKDAESLKRPQADVTPRWIQSEKVSWKQVEKNGLVHDDCLYVAVAFE
- the LOC126527684 gene encoding uncharacterized protein isoform X1 — encoded protein: MEPTGRQYRMTGFGDFLEWRTLRFAEPLPKIRVCALCGVVASVLKLLPCTHVLCESCEGQAVDAGRLCPIEGASFDGEDVQTMPFPRRDLGERRVFCFNYAGDGEGCDFAGKLEELEQHFVVDCFHGRVQCSKCAGEVARKDVFEHYVGCVGGDDWSSSGVSSDGRVSFNAEDVMRLASALRDLQNGLNKASLHDPAGDAKISALRHRANSLANFLDFLDPQGEGEQGDRTSQRYSWCDSETGTATICKFVGVASMRKADDPTLRLGQPHTLDGYTFNLACKFERSWGKLSGVFLLFALCAGGKDDAVEWPFAKRVTLSIAHAKKEGSDIRVPVNICPEKDAESLKRPQADVTPRWIQSEKVSWKQVEKNGLVHDDCLYVAVAFE